A genome region from Anaerolineae bacterium includes the following:
- the ruvA gene encoding Holliday junction branch migration protein RuvA has product MIGSLRGEIIDKTDDAVLLEVNGVGFQVLAPATLLDILDVGVKTQLFTHLHVREQELTLFGFADKEELDLFRTLLKVQGIGPKVALSILSHIPIETLRQAVAREEAALLARVPGIGPKKAKQIVFQLRDKIGLEDIFVTTVPISDSDGEVIAALTTLGYSVVEAQAALQQLPQEARNQSVEEKVRLALSSLAKL; this is encoded by the coding sequence ATGATTGGTTCTTTGCGCGGCGAAATCATTGATAAAACAGACGACGCGGTTTTGCTTGAAGTCAACGGGGTGGGCTTTCAGGTGCTGGCCCCGGCCACGCTGCTCGATATCTTGGACGTGGGCGTTAAAACCCAACTTTTTACGCACCTGCACGTCCGCGAGCAAGAGTTGACCCTGTTTGGTTTTGCCGATAAAGAGGAATTGGATTTGTTCCGCACCCTGCTTAAAGTGCAGGGCATTGGCCCCAAAGTGGCCCTGTCCATTCTCTCGCATATCCCCATTGAAACCTTGCGCCAGGCCGTGGCCCGGGAAGAGGCGGCCCTGTTGGCCCGGGTGCCGGGCATTGGGCCTAAAAAGGCCAAACAAATTGTTTTTCAACTCAGAGATAAAATTGGCCTGGAAGACATCTTTGTAACCACCGTGCCCATTAGCGATAGCGACGGCGAAGTGATTGCGGCCTTGACCACCCTGGGCTACAGCGTGGTGGAAGCCCAGGCCGCCCTGCAACAACTGCCCCAGGAAGCCCGGAATCAAAGCGTTGAAGAAAAGGTAAGGCTGGCGTTAAGCAGTCTGGCCAAACTTTAA
- the ruvC gene encoding crossover junction endodeoxyribonuclease RuvC yields the protein MRVLGVDPGTAITGWGVVEGDGDDLAMVACGVITTAAGTPLPERLQTIYRELTQIIDRWQPAISAIEELFFSRNAKTALAVGHGRGAAMLALANAGLPIMEYKPLEVKQALTGHGGADKQQMQQMVKLLLSLDDIPRPDDAADALAVAICHSHSARLRMLESK from the coding sequence ATGCGGGTTTTGGGCGTTGACCCCGGCACCGCTATTACCGGCTGGGGCGTGGTAGAAGGGGACGGTGATGATTTGGCCATGGTGGCTTGCGGCGTGATCACCACGGCGGCAGGCACGCCGCTGCCGGAACGCCTGCAAACCATTTACCGCGAACTGACCCAAATTATAGACCGCTGGCAGCCGGCCATCTCGGCCATTGAAGAGCTGTTTTTTAGCCGAAACGCCAAAACCGCCTTGGCCGTGGGGCACGGGCGGGGAGCGGCAATGTTGGCCCTGGCCAATGCCGGACTGCCCATTATGGAATACAAACCGCTGGAAGTGAAACAGGCTCTTACCGGCCACGGCGGGGCCGACAAACAGCAAATGCAGCAGATGGTCAAACTGCTATTGTCGTTAGACGACATCCCCCGGCCCGACGATGCAGCCGACGCTCTGGCCGTAGCCATCTGCCATAGCCATTCGGCCCGGCTGCGAATGTTGGAGAGCAAATGA
- a CDS encoding YebC/PmpR family DNA-binding transcriptional regulator: protein MSGHSKWSTIKRKKGAEDARRGKVFTRLTRDIMIAARSSSDPASNPTLRTAIEKARAANMPKDNIERAIKKGTGELEGGELEEIIYEAYGPHGIPILIKCLTDNRNRTLAEVRRVFNRQGGNMAEAGAVSWMFDTKGYITLERNDQDPDEIFMLAVDAGADDVEISNEMIEIYTLPIQLHAVAGALADNGLKIDEAELALIPKNEIELDPKETQQVMGVIEALEELDDVQQVYSGLHLSDAAIAELAAA, encoded by the coding sequence ATGTCTGGCCATAGCAAATGGAGCACCATTAAACGTAAAAAAGGCGCGGAAGACGCCAGGCGAGGTAAGGTCTTTACCCGCCTGACCCGCGATATAATGATTGCTGCCCGCAGCAGTAGCGACCCGGCGTCGAACCCAACGCTGCGCACGGCCATTGAAAAAGCGCGGGCAGCCAACATGCCCAAAGACAACATCGAACGGGCCATTAAAAAAGGCACGGGTGAGTTGGAAGGGGGCGAACTTGAGGAAATCATCTATGAAGCCTACGGCCCGCACGGCATCCCTATCTTGATCAAGTGCCTCACCGATAACCGCAATCGCACCCTGGCCGAAGTGCGCCGCGTATTCAACCGGCAGGGGGGTAATATGGCTGAAGCCGGGGCAGTCAGTTGGATGTTTGACACCAAAGGCTATATCACCCTGGAACGCAACGACCAGGACCCGGACGAGATTTTTATGCTGGCCGTTGACGCTGGCGCCGACGATGTGGAGATTAGTAACGAAATGATTGAAATCTACACCCTGCCCATCCAGCTTCACGCCGTGGCCGGCGCGCTGGCCGACAACGGCCTTAAAATTGACGAAGCGGAATTGGCCCTTATCCCCAAAAACGAAATTGAATTGGACCCAAAAGAAACTCAGCAGGTGATGGGCGTAATTGAAGCGCTGGAAGAACTTGACGACGTGCAGCAAGTTTACTCCGGCCTGCACCTCAGCGATGCGGCCATCGCCGAACTGGCCGCGGCTTGA